Part of the Juglans regia cultivar Chandler chromosome 14, Walnut 2.0, whole genome shotgun sequence genome, GTTCATGGCCAGCAGGAAAAGAAGACAATCAATCACTTACCTTATCGCGGTGAAGCAGTGGGAGGAAGAGAGCTTAAAGGCATACTTGTATCACTTCAATAAGGAGTAGCTGACTACAGATGACCAGGATGAGAAAATTACCCGCAGTGCTCCTGAGTGGAATCTGGCCCCTGAGCCCCTTCATGGAAAGAATCGCGTAAAAGACCCCGATGACCCTATGGGACTTCATGGATCGGCTGACAACTTTGTCAATGCTGAGGTCACCCTTTGGGCTCTAACCGCCCCAAGGTACACAGGTGCAGAGCGGGCTGCAAGCATCCCCAAATGAGGCGCTAGCACCAAATCCCATGATAAGGAGACTAGGGCAGAAAAGGAGCCTGGCAGGAAAAGGGGGTGACGACGGCACCTCCTCGAGGAAGGTGCATGCTAGCATACACGTGCAGATGCAGGAGGAAGGAAGTCCACAAGAGGATGGAGATTGCGATCGAAAGGCCCGCTTGTACTACTCTTACCATGAAGAGGAGGGCCACCAGACTAAAGACTACCATCTCCTTAGAAGGAAAGCATGGAGGAGATCCGCAAGGACGTACACGAGGAAGTTCGGGGGGAGATGCGTAGGTGACAGGGCGGTCGCTACTCGTCGCCCCCTAAGCGAGTAGGTAGAGATAGGCAGCAGCCGAGACGGGGAGGCCGATGGAGCCAGAGCCTGAGGAGGAGAAGCTTGAGGAGAAGAGAGACGAGCCTATCGAAGAGGGATATAAATGATGTCCCACTAGGCGAAATCCACACAATTGTCGGGGGACTCACCAACGGAGTCGCCTTCACATCAGGCCGGAAGGCCTACTCCAGGAGGGCGAGATACGAAGAGGTCTTTAGCATTAGAAGAAAGCCCAAAATGGCCACATGAGATACGAGGACTGTGAGAGAGTCATCTATACACACGATGACGCCTTGGTAGTGACGATGTTAGTGGCAGCTCAACCAACAACCTCGTTTGGGAGGTGTTCACCAAAATTGGGATAGATCTAGATAGGCTACGACCATCCCCCATGCTTCTGAGAGGGTTCTTTGGTAAGGCAATGCAGTCGTTAGGGGCCAAAATGCTCTTCATCACCACTGGGACAAGAAGGTGCAAAATGACCACCATGGAAAACTTCTTCATAGTCAAGGCCCAATCCTCATACAATGCTATTATTAGATGCCCGACGCCGAACAACCTGAAGTTGGTTACCTCAACCTACTATCTTAAGATGAAGTTTCCAATAGAGAATGGGGTAGGAGTGGTGCTTGGTGAGCAAGTGGTAGCCAGGGAGTGTTACGTGCACGAACTATGGGTTAAGGAAAATAGCGAAATCAAGCCCGTGTAGCGCAAGAGGGAACCTAGCCTCTAACTTCCTGACGCTGCTTCGGGCTAACCAAGTTTGGTCCCATCAACCAGTGATATGAAGCATCACACCATGAGTGGCCCccatctttttgttttatttcttctttcttccattCTTTGATTCCTTATGTAAAGAATCGtcgaagaaagaaataaaaattgatgtTTTCGTATGTAAACATGCACATGTGGATTGTATGGCTCGATGACCCTCCTCGATGCCCAGACACCACCCAGCACAATCGATTTCAAATCTTGCCTGGTTACTTAGGCCGATGCTCCTGCTCGTCCCTCGGCGTCTAAACGCTACACATCACCATCGATTTCAGATCCCACCTAGTCATTGGGGTCGATGCCCCATATTCGAACCTCTACAGGCGTAGGGAGAACACCTCTCCCAAGTTTCCTAGAAGGTGTACCACACAACACTGTCGATTCTAGATACTGCCTAGTTACTTGGATCGACGCTTCTCACTCATGCCTCGGCACCCAAACCGCACCCAATGCGGTCGATTTTAGGTCCCAATAGGTGCTGAAAGTCGCATTCATTGAGGATACTCATGTTTATGAGGACATAAGTCGATACAAAAGGCCCCCCGACATCGAGCGGAACAATGAAAGAGGAAACCAAAATGATAATACATATAAAAGTAAAGCGAAAAGGAAAAAGGGGGAACATCCTGAGCAATCGCGAGTGGGAAACGGGATCACGGAAGCCATCGGGCATCAAGTTGTGTCCCAGGAAGTCGAGGGATTTACGGTCCTTTTGGGAAGGAGTGAAGCGGGACAAGCCTAGAGTCCCAAGGGAGTTGTAAGGGTTCACTGCCAGGTGTTTCCTTACTCTTTTTAATCCTAAGGAGTATCCGCGGCTCTAGGCCTGATTGTGAAGCTTTTTGTTCACGGTAGAGAGCTTGCCCTCTAGCTCCTTAATCCTTTTCTCGCAGGACCTCGACTCCTCATTGGGCTACAAATGGGACTCCAACAGCTTCACATACAAGTTCTCGACCTCCTTTTTGTCCCTTAAAGGTGATGTGATCTGTACCGCAAATGCGTCTTTTCCAGACTGGAGTTCCCTGATTTGTGCGTTCAAGTCTCGTGGATGTCTGTGACTTTAGCAATCGTTGTAGAACAACGCTGCTCGACCTCCCTCATCTCCTCCTCCATGCTAAGAATCTACGCCTCCTCCCTTAGTGCCCACTCAGAGGTCAGACCCTCTTTGCAGAGATCCTCGATGATCCATCTTAGGTGTCCGTTCTCTACCTCAACCTCCTCGTGGGCCATCTCGATGCTCTCCAGGGTGGCCTAGAGCTTGAACATCTCACGATAGGCCCGACTGCCTAGCCTATGCAAGACCTCGACCTCCCTTTTCTACCTCGGCTCAAAGATCCACAACCTAGGCCGCCAAAAACTCGAACCGCTTTCAATCATGTCAGAAATAGTTAGACCACCAAGACCCAGAAATGGGGTTGTACGCAAAATAAATGGAAGAAAGGTCTTATTGGGGAAATGATTGAGTCAGTTAGCCCCTTCCAACAGAGTGAGACAACGAGGCGCTGCTTTCATTCCGGGGTCCCAACCCGTCGAGAAGCCTAAGGCCTATGAGTAAACTAGTTGGATGTGGGCTCGGTTGCTGTCAGACAAGTTGAAAGCAATTTGTTTGTTGTTGGAAATGACTCCTTAGTTGAGTCAGATGGGGAACTCCCTAGTGGCAGCTTCCCCAAGTAAGAATTCCCATCCTTCGCCCACCACAAAGAAGAACTTGTTCTGCAGCAGTTTGGTGTTGGAGTGGTGGGTCTCGAGTCGTGAAAGCCAAAAAACTTAGGGTGAGACTGAAGACTGTAGATGTTGCTCTCTAGCATGCGAATTGCCTGGGTAAAGAGAAATTCTTGACCCGTTAGGTCTGGATACTCCTACCCGATAGATTCTAGGACTATTTGCCATGCCATGTAGCACGACGTTAGGATCCTCCAAGCATTAGGTTGTACTTGAGCTGGGGCCACACCCAAGAAGTCTAGAACCTCGTGAACTAGACTGCAAAAGGGAAGCCTCACTCCATGTGCGAACATCCTAGACTATAGTGCCACTCTCACAGTGTTGCCCCTAAAGTCGACGACCTCACTGCTTGGGGCAGGAACCTCCAAGACCACCGATGTTGGGACCTCATATGTACAATGAAGCATGTCGAGGGTGTGGGATCAACAAGCGTTGACTAGCATGCCCATCATAGGGAGAAGAATCACTGTGGGAGGAGCTCCTGGAAGTCATCGCAAACGGATTTAGAAAATGCTAAAGCAACGGGGGAATTAAAGGGCCAAAGGAGCAAGAATGAGAAGAGTAACAAATGATGCTTAGGAGCAAGAAGGGTGAAATAAATAGGGAGACTGCGGCCGTTCAGGAGCCCCAATGGGAGGAGTGATGAGATGTGGGAACACGTTGGTAACACAGGTTTTCGAGGAAAGGAAACGTGCGGACGTGCAACGAATTCAAAGGAAAGAGGGAGCGtgctaaaatattaaattcctAACATACCCACATGATAGAAATCTACAGAGTAACTGGAAAGAGATTTTTTGTGCTCAACCAAGCTAAGCCTAGGCCCCAAAGCCCATGACCTCCAATGGGGGAAGATCCAGACGAACCCATGGGCCCGAGGAAGGAAAAAGGAGATGACGGCTCGTCCAATCACCAAGCATTAATGGGGGCAAATAGGCCGGGCTCCTGTCTCCTCCAGGATTGGCCGCATTGAATACAACTAGGAGTAGCCAGCCTTGAGGTCAAACCACTGTAGCCGACATGAACAACCACATTATATGCGACATCACACCATCCGAGGCAAAGGCAATCATTGCAACCACAGAGGAACCCCATGAGGAAGCGGCTATAAAGGAAGAAGTCTGACGACGGGTTAGGGGTTATGCACTTGGTATTCCCTTCTAACTTCCATCCTACTCAAAGGTTTGCTCTCAACTTCTCACCTTTTAAATTATTCTCCAGAGGACGTTAACTCTGATATTGGCAGTGATGCCGCCACCCCCCGATGCCCTTTTTTCCTCCTTCGTAAGTACGGGAGATCCATTGTTGCTCGGCGGTTACAAAACATGCATGAACACCCATGTTGCACCTTACTTCCACTCAATTCACGACAACACCCACATCCAACAGTAAAACCAAGAGTTAATAACCACAGACCATCGCAATCCACCCCATGAACCAAATCAACCTGTTTAACCCTCTACAAGCCTCAATCATGGCAACGCCACCGTGAGCCTCAGCACCCCCCACACATCAAGCAAGCCACTAGCCTTTCCAAGCCATTGTTTTACATTAAAAACAACCAAATCAGCAAAGAGATCACCACGAAACTGATGGGAACAACTAGAGCAAGAACCACCAACATCTCACCACACGGATCCAACCCAGATTTGCCACCCAAAACCACCTAAATCCATCACACCTTGCCATGAACAGAGGAAGTTTTTAGAGCCGCCGCAACCCTTTGCCTCTCCCTTGGTAAGactttctttcaattttctctcAATCATTTCTCTAGATTCCACCACTAAGTTTGAAAGAAGCTTATAAGCCAGCCACCATGGTTTTCAACTTTAGTCACCCAGATCTGCTGTCACACCATGTTATCCTCCTCTCGGTAAGCCCTGTTGCAACTCACTCTCTCCTCTCCGCTCCTTCTCTAAGCTTACAACACCACCTCTCTCTCGGTGCTCTTCTGTCACACTTGCCACCGTAGAATGTCTAGCCATCAGCCGCCGCACTGTCTCTTCCTTCTCGATGAGTATCTGTCTCACCATCACTCTTCATTTTACAAGTGAAAAATATCGTGTAGCCTCCATAAAGCAATCAACATGTATAGAACTTGGAGCCCAAATTATGTGATTGCCCCTTAACTTGAAAATCAATGACGGGAAGTGATTTTTATGTTGGACTTTTTTTTTGGCCAAAAGGAGGGTAACACCTCTGGCACTTTATTAATAAAGgcctcacttatggtggaggaaaccTTATACACTAGAAATTCaaaactaaacaataaaaatgaaacccAACAAAGCGAAATCAAAACCTAACAAGCTTACGAAAACTACAATCTAACATTTGGTAGACCAGCCTTATCCAATCGAAGTATACCTCTCAATTTACGATGGACTTGTTTATGTTGGGTTGCTCCTTACATTGCAGGCTGAGCTTTTTTTACGGTAGATTGTGTTTAAGTTGGGCTTAGTCTTATTTTATGATAGCACAGAAActcatatttttatagtaaataCATAAGTGTTTAAGTTACAGtgttaagtatttatttttacaactaaatttcagtagtaaataataagattttaattttattttaaatactttaaatttGGTTAAAGACTTGTTTATGCTATTTACATTAATTCATTTtgatatagttattttattaagttgTAAATTGAAAGTGTAGataggttattatataatttaaataatattagtatctATTAATTTCGGTAgatcacaaaataattattaaagttATTTCCATAGTATGTATCTAATTAAATATAGGATTGTAGCATGTCTTTTTATAGATTTAGTAACATTTAGTACTACGTATAGGTGAAATTGATATTCGTTCAGCACTattgtgaaaaaatttagaaaagttgaagaGTCATGTAAGTTAGGTTCCTAtgttagattttgcataaaaagaaatggtctgagattgattttatgaaaaacatgcatattttattatgaaaagtaaCTCGAAAACAACATTGATcattttatttgcattactaaaaaaatccgTGTAAGAAGAgaacaatattttctattatgattAGGGTAGACATAagttatttttgacattctgttctCAGTTGTATAAAAAGAATGAATATAAAACTTTGTGCATGATTATATAAAGATGATATGAATTTGTTGTGATTTGAATCTGTTCAATActttgttatgatatgatataatatttgaaaaccctcgggcatgacattctgtttttattttgttctgaccttaccacgggtgtaaaactatggTCTCTGTTATGTTATAccaaaagattttttaatatgaatatttttgaactttcactctgatatttttgataatatgttttgttctgtatttttttaCTAGCTCATTTTACACACTATTATATATTgattgcttactgagttgtggataactcacctcttatttctacaatattttcagatgttttGGATGTTTTCAACTAAAGACCAAGGATAGGAAGCATGGGCAAAGCTACATGAGCATATTGGATTAATTAAGTACAAAGATGATACTTTGATTATTAGACAGTTTTATTCAATAGATTTGTTTTGTTATGttgacttggtattttggaaggttaacatttattttgaaactttgtGGAATCTTTGAGTAATTATAATGAAGTAGTTGTTTTGAAACAATGAGTTTTATGTGTCATTAAGAATTTagagtttatatttataatgtgaAGTATGATTTCAACTGACAAGTAGTAACTCTTCGACTCATTCAAGTATGGGGTATTTACACTGacgttatattatatgtttagaagattatttattatttttcatatgtcTAAAAAAGTTCTTAATGCaatataaaattgaaagaataaaagagaaaaggagaaaaaatatttttttggtcgGCATTATGCTCTCAACACCCACGGCTAGGTAATAGCCCAAAAAGCACTTCATTTTACTCATATGTTCTTGTTTCTTTAACACACAATTAGCTAATCATATAATCTAGCATCCCAAACTCAAAGGCACACTAACTTAAGGAATTTTGAGTGTTCTAAACAAAATGATATTCAAAGGCTgcgcattttttttaaaaaaagtgagtatatataagatttacaagaatttttttttaatagtagaccttacTATTTTTCTAAAGGAGTACTTGGCAATTACACAATTCAGGTTTGTATCTAGGAACGGTGAAGCAATATGCGGCAAAATGATGTAGAAATATTtgttccaaacaaaaattaagaaagtggATTAGAAAAATGACTGATAAACAAGTAAAAGGATACgaaaatgagaaatgttttaggaATTGGTTACCAAACTAAGGCctagtttggtttcacaaacctttcaaatcatctcatcccatctcatttcatttcatttcatctaatctcaacatccaaacactatttaaatacaaatattttcaatttcaaatttttaaaattttcatctaataattacttaattattactacttttccaaacttctaaacaaaacacaaaaaataatttaactttttcaaatctttaaacaaaaataatattaaaaaaatattctaacactattttaattttataatatttttattcattttttttttctttttccaaaactctataaaaatattaatttaaaccatttcactactattcacaaatgataaatgctacttatcattttcacatcacacaccaacatataatttttcatttttattttcctatttaaacacacatatatcgatgtgtaaatatgtgtatttaaataaaagagaaaaaaaatgacaaattacatatTTGTATGCGGTATACaaaatgataagtaaaatttatattcacaaatttctcattttatctcacctCACCTCAACTCAACTCGTAATCAAACGGACCTAATAAAAAGGCTTCAATTGCACCGGGAATGAGTGACGCCAACCATGATGGCGTGAAAGGCCACGCGTACCAATGATGTAAGGTCGATGAATGGTGGTTGCTGAAGAGCTTATAGGTGGAGACTCCATTTGTGGAACAGGTGTTCAAAGAGAgcagattttttaatttttccagaAAGTAGCAGTTTTTTCTCAAGGCTTGAGTTTTGATCATAATAAGTGGGGAGCTTTTAAAGATGGCTTCTTGGGATGAGAATCATAGGCCAATCCTCAATAGTGACATCTGACCCTATAATGCTCGACTATTGGAGCACATAGGATGGTTGAGGAGATCTAAATGGCAGAAAGCAGGGCAACTACACAAGTATTTATTATTGTGTCTATCTCACTTCTTAATTCGAACCATTCAATTCAATGGGACTATTGAAGAAGATCTGAATTCCTTTCATATTTGTCGTAGGTCGACTGTGAAAGAGAATGGGAAACACGTGAGTGCGGTTAGACATGAAAACCATACAAATTAGCTTCGAGTGCTACACGTAGATGGTGGTGCATGAGACTCATGCTCCCACAAAAAggatattaaaaggaaaaatggcCAAAGCAGGATGGTAACAGCTGGAGAATGATGGACTTGATGATAAGGGAGTGAGAAAAaactaaaggaaaaataataaaaacaggAGGGAAGAAAGGGACCGAAGAAGGAGAGATGAAGAGAATAGAGGGACATACCAAGAAATACAACTTCTTAAAtgtttcatttatataaaaaaaatcttataaaataaatttataaactatatgtcttgatatgatacgttagtttgtaaaatacattttaatgtaatgtatatctagtgtattatataaagtcacgcaagtttataaataaatttacattttgtacttctgtgaaaaaaaaaatatcaaacaagagagagaagagagagagagagagttaaggatCCAGCTTTTTACTTGAAGAAGATTGAGCAAACCACTTTTGGCTGCCAGTAAACGTAAATTTAATTCTCGTCACCAATCATGTATGAGGACGAGGCAATACCCTACCCATAACTCCTAGTACTGTTTCCTCAACTTTAATTGCTTGACCACTtacatataaacataattcaaGTCCAATTTCCCCCCAATGAAGTTCACAAAAAAATTCCCACAAACggttattgaaaaaaataataaattgatgACAAACAACTAAAAATTTCAGAACTTTGCACAGTGCATTGGCAGACCTGTTCCATGATCGACAGCTACAATCTCCGTGACATTGTTACATGCAAGCACATCCTGACCCAACTTGGCCCCAGCAGCCTTGAGGCCCTTGAGAGAAACTGGCTGGTTAAACAGGTTCAACGATGGCAGTCTTGAGGCTGCAGGCAACTTCCCACCGGGCAATAGTGTCCTGAAGTCTACCTTCAACAATGGCACCTCAAAGTCTGTCTTGTCGTGCTTAACAACGTTATCCTTTGCACTAATATGAGCCCCTGGTTCCATATGGTTGGTCGAAAAGCTTGCCTGGTTTGGAAAGTTGGGATAGAGACTCACATAACCTCTGAGGTACATCATGTCTATCAGAAACTTTTTCCACGAAGCTTGCCACCCATTTGTTCTAGACTTTGGAATTTGAACTGGGTTTTCCTTGGCATTTTCAGTGAACCTCATGTTCATGTAGACATAGAACTCTCTCCATTGCTTGGGGAAGAAAACAGCACCCCAGCTGCAGGGTAACTGGTGGAGATAAGGTGTGTTTGGATGGATGTGCTTGAAGAATTCAGTTGGATTCCATTTAGGTCTTTCTTTAACCACCTCAACAAGCTTAGGTGTGTATAGGGAGATGGAGGAAAGCTCTGGAAAAGACACTTGTGGGTCATAGTGGTAGGCTAAGAGGGCGTATTTGATCCATAGAAAATAGTAAGGAGATACTTCGATATCATCTTCAAGCAGAAGGCCATAATCGTCATCTGATGATGGGTACCAACTCTCACTAACAGCTCGAATCAGCCCTCCTTGAATGATCCTCCTTCTGAGGGTCTTGGGGCCGTGAGGCCAATGGAATGAGTTTACAAGTTTGATTGTTGCCTCGTCCACTTTACTGTCCATGTTGAAGCTGATAGGAATCTCATCCCCAACATAAAAGGCATTGCTCAGAGATTTGAGAAGCCTTGTTAATGAATGAGCTCGGTTTTGGGTGATAATGTTGATCGACACCCTCATCCGGTTCCAATCTGCATGTGAAAAACTTGTTGGTTAGATGACTGTTTATGTTGATTCTAGAATTCAGTTACAACaattcaaaaacagaaaaaaaaaaaaaaagaaaaaaaaaagccggCATTCTTACATGGCAATGCTGTTGATCGTAGATCAGCcatccaaagaacttttgacaCAGAAGATCTTTGCAAAAGAACCAAAGTTGTGGCATTGGAGTTAGTTTCTGTTGCCATCTTCAAAGCTTTCTTCACATTAGGATCAATGTCAGCCACTGTAATCACGACACTGGGATTGTGCATTTTGATCAAACCTTTCATGCTGGAGTACACAGCTTGCAGCACAGGCACCTCAGATTTTGATACTCCAGAGAGAGATCCCACAGACAGATCAAATATCTTAAACCTTCGCTCCTTGCATACCAACTTTGGCCAGTTCAGAGCAGTTGCAGCAGCTTCACAAGGGCAGAAGTTGCCTCCAGAGACGGCAAGGTAAGCTTTTTTGCCTACAGTAGACCTGAACTTTTCAAGAAGGGGTGCAAGCGCTTTGATCTCAGAAACAGAGTGGGCATAGAAGAGTGCATCAATTTTCTGAGGATTCATTGCTGCCCACTGAGTGATATAACCAGTAGAAAGTGCTTTCCACCATTGATCATCTCGAACTTGAACAATGTCTTTGAAGATTACAGTAGTTTCAGAGACATAAGCAAGCCGGTGTTCACTATCACCCCAAGTTTCCTTGTCATTGGGGTCAACCGGAAGAACAAAGGAGCCAGCATTTCTGTACTTTTGAAGCTGATAGCTGCATGTTTTTGTGAGACATCATGAAACATCAGAAGCTGATCCATTTAATGAACACTTCAAGATAAGTACATTGGATACTGTATCTGAAAACTGCATTTTTTCAATCCGcttcaa contains:
- the LOC108990056 gene encoding uncharacterized protein LOC108990056: MGLFRNQAMRSGDYLEGMINDYVGGKNKMKAQKSVSSRLVTALTCLQFAFAVYATFLLYYMSPAIDLRTKPEFTWATKIAQQWKQFIVTPHVLGRYQEASSLIGAEIMPITPSQVCEHEKIDFMQKKSNDVHMIKLKTDLYKEVLDFQSKNIGTETLDQLMSLKSKWDLKGPNKPKVTVILNHFKRKTLCSQLDSLLEQTLPFHHVWVLSFGSPNELSLKRIVESYNDSRISFISSSYDFKYYGRFQMALQTEADLVYILDDDMIPGRKMLQILSHVAGTEKYQNSVLGSIGRILPFRQKDFTFPSYRKFRSKEAGLYLPDPAYDITVDKIVQVDFLSSSWFLSAELVKTLFTETPFTFATGEDLHLSYQLQKYRNAGSFVLPVDPNDKETWGDSEHRLAYVSETTVIFKDIVQVRDDQWWKALSTGYITQWAAMNPQKIDALFYAHSVSEIKALAPLLEKFRSTVGKKAYLAVSGGNFCPCEAAATALNWPKLVCKERRFKIFDLSVGSLSGVSKSEVPVLQAVYSSMKGLIKMHNPSVVITVADIDPNVKKALKMATETNSNATTLVLLQRSSVSKVLWMADLRSTALPYWNRMRVSINIITQNRAHSLTRLLKSLSNAFYVGDEIPISFNMDSKVDEATIKLVNSFHWPHGPKTLRRRIIQGGLIRAVSESWYPSSDDDYGLLLEDDIEVSPYYFLWIKYALLAYHYDPQVSFPELSSISLYTPKLVEVVKERPKWNPTEFFKHIHPNTPYLHQLPCSWGAVFFPKQWREFYVYMNMRFTENAKENPVQIPKSRTNGWQASWKKFLIDMMYLRGYVSLYPNFPNQASFSTNHMEPGAHISAKDNVVKHDKTDFEVPLLKVDFRTLLPGGKLPAASRLPSLNLFNQPVSLKGLKAAGAKLGQDVLACNNVTEIVAVDHGTGLPMHCAKF